A stretch of the Kushneria konosiri genome encodes the following:
- a CDS encoding HAD-IIB family hydrolase: MTSTQQPLLVFTDLDGSLLDHATYDYAPARPWLERLRKRSVPLIINTSKTAAEVMVLHQRLELDAPFITENGASIHLPVSWCLDETPDERGWADVVLGESYRRIREVLEAIRATEGFRFRGFGDFSIEEVAEHTGLDTHDAELAHLREASEPLVWEDTIEALERFRLMLIGAGLSLTRGGRFYHVLGITAARGVPLHGWWTAIIFSRGSVP; the protein is encoded by the coding sequence ATGACATCAACACAACAACCGCTGCTGGTGTTTACGGATCTGGATGGTTCCTTGCTGGATCATGCCACCTATGATTACGCGCCGGCCAGGCCCTGGCTTGAGCGTCTCAGGAAAAGGTCGGTACCGCTGATCATCAATACCAGCAAGACGGCGGCAGAAGTCATGGTGCTGCATCAGCGCCTTGAGCTTGATGCGCCCTTTATTACCGAAAATGGTGCCTCGATTCATCTGCCGGTTTCCTGGTGTCTGGATGAAACGCCCGATGAACGAGGCTGGGCCGATGTCGTACTGGGCGAGTCCTACCGCCGGATTCGTGAAGTCCTTGAGGCCATCAGGGCCACCGAAGGCTTCCGTTTCAGAGGCTTTGGTGACTTCAGCATCGAGGAAGTGGCCGAGCATACCGGGCTTGATACTCACGATGCCGAGCTTGCCCATCTGCGAGAAGCCTCGGAACCTCTGGTCTGGGAAGACACGATAGAAGCGCTCGAGCGCTTTCGGCTGATGCTGATTGGTGCCGGTCTGAGCCTGACCCGGGGAGGCCGCTTTTATCATGTTCTGGGGATAACAGCGGCAAGGGGCGTGCCATTGCATGGCTGGTGGACCGCTATCATCTTCTCAAGGGGCAGCGTCCCCTGA
- the mqo gene encoding malate dehydrogenase (quinone) produces MNLCMASGYALASEKSASTGNDDTVDVVMVGGGIMSAVLGTYLEELQPDWTVNLYERQDNVAEESSNGWNNAGTGHSAFCEMNYTPQLEDGSVDVSRPPKITEAFEITRQFLSYQILNGVMHDPSSFINNTPHVSFVWGDDNVDFLRKRYEGMKQNAFYDAMEYTEDPDTLRQWVPAMMAGRDSAQHVAATYMNAGTDANWGEVTRQLIDSLDQHHENFHLSLESEVRGLDRNDDGTWKVTIADLANGGREHSVNARRVFIGAGGAALPLLQESGIPEAEQYAGFPVGGQFLVTSNPEVVARHDVKAYGLAAEGSPPMSVPHLDRRMLDGQPRLLFGPFATFSTKFLKEGSWTDLFGSLTMHNTLPMMQVGMDNFNLVQYLVGQVIQSEDDRFEALKAYFPEAKRDDWELITAGQRVQIIKDKDDQGGVLQFGTEVVASEDGTMSALLGASPGASTSPTIMLGLMEKIFPQELASEAWKAKLNRIIPSYGQSLNGNPEMINAVRAYTSSVLELEDTQPRGDNAQRVETFRQRALSQEAGQAQDHSEESDSTDHV; encoded by the coding sequence ATGAACCTGTGCATGGCCTCAGGCTACGCGCTGGCTTCCGAGAAGAGTGCCTCGACCGGTAATGACGACACCGTGGATGTGGTCATGGTCGGTGGTGGCATCATGAGCGCCGTGCTGGGAACCTATCTGGAAGAGCTCCAGCCCGATTGGACGGTCAATCTGTATGAGCGCCAGGACAATGTGGCCGAAGAAAGCTCCAATGGCTGGAACAATGCCGGCACCGGGCACTCTGCCTTTTGCGAGATGAATTACACCCCGCAGCTTGAAGATGGCAGCGTGGACGTTTCGCGGCCGCCCAAAATTACCGAAGCCTTTGAGATTACTCGTCAGTTTCTGTCCTATCAGATTCTCAATGGCGTCATGCATGACCCCTCCTCCTTTATCAATAACACCCCTCATGTCAGCTTTGTATGGGGTGACGACAACGTTGACTTCCTGCGCAAGCGCTATGAAGGCATGAAGCAGAACGCCTTCTATGATGCCATGGAATACACCGAAGACCCGGACACCCTGCGCCAGTGGGTACCGGCCATGATGGCCGGACGCGACAGCGCCCAGCACGTCGCCGCCACCTACATGAATGCCGGTACGGATGCCAACTGGGGCGAGGTAACGCGTCAGCTGATCGACTCACTGGATCAGCATCATGAGAACTTCCACCTGTCGCTTGAAAGCGAAGTTCGCGGTCTGGATCGCAACGATGACGGCACCTGGAAGGTCACCATCGCCGATCTCGCCAACGGCGGTCGTGAACATAGCGTCAATGCGCGCCGCGTCTTCATTGGTGCAGGTGGTGCAGCCCTGCCGCTGCTGCAGGAATCAGGCATTCCTGAAGCCGAGCAGTACGCCGGCTTCCCGGTAGGCGGCCAGTTTCTGGTAACCAGCAACCCCGAAGTGGTCGCACGCCATGACGTCAAGGCCTATGGACTGGCGGCAGAAGGCTCCCCCCCGATGTCGGTACCGCACCTGGACCGTCGTATGCTGGATGGCCAGCCGCGTCTGCTGTTCGGCCCCTTTGCCACGTTCTCGACCAAATTCCTGAAGGAAGGCTCGTGGACGGACCTGTTTGGCTCACTGACGATGCACAACACCCTGCCCATGATGCAGGTCGGAATGGATAACTTTAATCTGGTGCAGTATCTGGTCGGCCAGGTCATTCAATCCGAAGATGATCGTTTTGAAGCCCTCAAGGCCTACTTCCCCGAAGCCAAGCGCGATGACTGGGAACTGATCACCGCCGGCCAGCGCGTTCAGATCATCAAGGACAAGGACGACCAGGGCGGCGTACTGCAGTTTGGTACCGAAGTCGTGGCCTCAGAAGACGGCACCATGTCGGCACTGCTGGGCGCATCTCCGGGAGCTTCCACATCGCCGACCATCATGCTGGGCCTGATGGAGAAGATCTTCCCGCAGGAGCTGGCCTCCGAGGCATGGAAAGCGAAGCTCAATCGCATCATTCCGTCCTACGGACAGTCGCTCAACGGCAATCCCGAGATGATCAATGCCGTGCGCGCCTACACCAGTAGCGTTCTCGAGCTTGAGGATACCCAGCCCAGAGGCGACAACGCCCAGCGCGTTGAAACGTTCCGTCAGCGGGCGCTGAGTCAGGAAGCCGGGCAGGCGCAGGATCATTCGGAAGAGAGCGATTCGACAGACCACGTCTGA
- a CDS encoding mannose-1-phosphate guanylyltransferase/mannose-6-phosphate isomerase, whose protein sequence is MTTTSSNATYPLIPVVLSGGSGTRLWPVSRRDYPKQFLPLMDAEHSLLQQTLQRLEGMAEVSAPIVVCNEVHRFLVAEQLRQLDMSHGGILLEPLGRNTAPAIALAAFQALNAHEDALLLVMPADHVIGEVQTFHQALEQGRIMAAQGRLVTFGITPTSPHTGYGYIRAGTPVDEGFAVDAFIEKPDSHTAQDYLSTGGYYWNSGMFMFRAQTYLSALEQYAPEVLDAVTRAWQGCTRDLDFTRVDHSAFEQSPDISIDYAVMEHTDQAVVLPLASPWSDIGAWDAVFEARAEERDAQGNVSTGDVLLHNTTDSLVMSHSRLVATLGLANIVAIETEDAILLADRSRMQDLKHVVARLENEGRTESRAHCRVHRPWGWYRTMVREPGFQVKEIMVTPGAALSLQMHHHRAEHWVVVQGTAKVTRADRDDPDMASLRSMLVIEDESIYLPLGTVHRLENPGKVPLKLIEVQTGRYLDEDDIVRFEDVYNRVE, encoded by the coding sequence ATGACAACTACTTCTTCCAATGCCACTTATCCACTGATTCCTGTCGTACTCTCCGGTGGGTCGGGCACCCGGCTCTGGCCGGTTTCCCGTCGCGATTATCCCAAGCAGTTTCTGCCCCTGATGGATGCCGAGCACTCTCTCCTGCAGCAGACCCTCCAGCGTCTTGAAGGGATGGCGGAAGTCAGTGCGCCCATTGTGGTCTGCAACGAAGTACATCGCTTTCTGGTGGCCGAGCAGTTGCGACAGCTCGATATGAGTCATGGCGGTATCTTGCTTGAGCCCCTGGGCCGCAATACGGCGCCAGCCATCGCACTGGCGGCGTTTCAGGCATTGAACGCTCATGAGGATGCGCTGCTTCTGGTGATGCCGGCCGATCATGTCATCGGGGAGGTTCAAACCTTTCATCAGGCACTTGAGCAAGGGCGCATCATGGCGGCACAGGGGCGGCTGGTGACCTTTGGCATTACGCCGACCTCGCCTCATACCGGCTACGGCTATATTCGGGCCGGGACGCCGGTGGATGAGGGCTTTGCCGTCGATGCCTTTATTGAAAAGCCGGACAGCCACACGGCGCAGGACTATCTCTCGACAGGGGGATATTACTGGAACAGCGGCATGTTCATGTTCCGCGCACAAACGTATCTTTCAGCGCTTGAGCAATACGCACCGGAGGTCCTGGACGCCGTAACACGCGCCTGGCAAGGGTGTACCCGCGATCTGGACTTTACCCGGGTCGATCATTCGGCCTTCGAGCAAAGTCCGGATATTTCAATCGACTACGCCGTGATGGAGCACACCGATCAGGCGGTGGTATTGCCGCTGGCGAGCCCCTGGAGCGATATCGGCGCCTGGGATGCGGTCTTTGAGGCACGTGCCGAGGAACGTGACGCCCAGGGCAATGTTTCAACCGGCGATGTGCTGCTGCACAACACCACAGACAGCCTGGTCATGAGTCATTCGCGGCTGGTAGCCACCCTGGGGCTTGCCAACATCGTGGCCATCGAAACCGAGGACGCCATCCTGCTGGCCGATCGCAGTCGCATGCAGGATCTCAAGCACGTGGTGGCCCGGCTTGAGAATGAAGGACGTACGGAAAGCCGGGCACACTGTCGGGTTCACCGGCCCTGGGGCTGGTATCGCACCATGGTTCGAGAGCCCGGCTTTCAGGTCAAGGAGATCATGGTGACGCCGGGGGCGGCCCTGTCGCTTCAGATGCATCATCACCGTGCCGAACACTGGGTCGTGGTGCAGGGCACTGCAAAAGTGACCCGGGCCGATCGTGATGATCCGGACATGGCCTCATTGCGCTCGATGCTGGTGATTGAAGATGAGTCCATCTATCTGCCGCTGGGGACGGTGCATCGTCTCGAAAATCCCGGCAAGGTGCCTCTCAAGCTGATCGAGGTGCAGACCGGTCGCTATCTCGATGAAGACGACATCGTGCGCTTTGAAGATGTCTATAATCGCGTTGAGTAG
- a CDS encoding undecaprenyl-phosphate glucose phosphotransferase, with protein sequence MTVTCCLKIDGAACPDMKNISGFSVYSSLIARLADASCIIAAGFVAYYFRFGHEPELIERYQWMMLSGTLLGSIIFSACGIYKSWRGAVHVVLVKLFSRAFLILVAIIAAYLFFTQTGERFSRLWLGYWLILSFCFCVGLRTVAYPVLNRLRKRGKNRKKVMLIGNKKSCMPAVARLKRLPSAGFDVVAVRTLSPEPCISFRDIDCDTFDPQRDVKMVVDEIWVCLPLSHGQQVENVLNVFKSTFANVRYMPDMREFLLINHDVSTVAGMYLLDMSCSPMNGNARVVKEIEDKLLGLFILMLTLPVMLIVPILIKLTSNGPVFYKQKRMGWNGRSFNMLKFRTMPVDSEKGGVIWGNANQKRTTPIGRFLRKTSIDEFPQIFNVLKGDMSLVGPRPERVQFVERFKHEIPGYMQKHMVKAGMTGWAQVHGWRGDTSLEKRIEMDLWYIENWSFWLDMKIFYLTVLHGFINRNAG encoded by the coding sequence GTGACGGTCACCTGTTGTTTGAAGATTGATGGTGCTGCCTGTCCAGATATGAAAAACATTTCGGGGTTTTCGGTCTATTCGAGTCTGATCGCAAGGCTGGCAGATGCTTCCTGTATCATCGCTGCCGGCTTTGTGGCCTATTATTTCAGGTTTGGTCACGAGCCTGAGCTCATCGAGAGATACCAATGGATGATGCTGTCGGGCACGCTGCTCGGCAGTATTATTTTTTCTGCCTGTGGCATCTACAAGTCATGGCGCGGGGCGGTGCATGTGGTTCTGGTCAAGCTGTTCAGCCGCGCTTTTCTGATTCTGGTGGCCATCATTGCTGCCTATTTGTTTTTTACCCAGACAGGTGAGCGTTTTTCTCGCTTGTGGCTGGGGTATTGGTTAATTCTTTCCTTTTGCTTCTGCGTAGGGTTGCGTACGGTGGCTTACCCTGTACTTAACCGTTTAAGAAAGCGGGGGAAAAATCGCAAAAAAGTCATGCTGATCGGTAATAAAAAATCATGCATGCCCGCTGTCGCTCGGCTAAAAAGATTGCCATCGGCAGGTTTCGATGTAGTGGCAGTCAGAACCCTGTCACCTGAACCATGCATCTCTTTTCGCGATATCGATTGTGACACCTTTGATCCTCAAAGAGATGTCAAAATGGTTGTGGATGAAATATGGGTATGCTTGCCGCTCAGCCATGGTCAGCAGGTTGAAAATGTCTTGAATGTGTTCAAATCAACATTTGCCAACGTGCGTTACATGCCGGATATGCGCGAGTTCCTGTTAATCAACCATGACGTATCGACCGTGGCAGGCATGTACCTGCTCGATATGTCCTGTAGTCCCATGAATGGTAATGCGAGAGTCGTAAAGGAAATTGAAGACAAACTGCTTGGTCTTTTCATTCTTATGCTCACCTTGCCTGTCATGTTGATAGTGCCCATTTTGATAAAGTTGACCTCAAACGGACCTGTCTTTTACAAACAAAAAAGAATGGGCTGGAATGGCAGGTCCTTTAATATGCTTAAGTTTCGGACCATGCCCGTAGATAGTGAAAAGGGCGGGGTTATCTGGGGCAATGCGAATCAAAAAAGGACAACACCCATCGGCAGGTTTTTGAGAAAAACCAGCATTGATGAATTTCCGCAAATTTTTAATGTGCTCAAGGGTGATATGTCGCTGGTCGGCCCGCGACCGGAACGTGTTCAGTTTGTCGAAAGATTCAAGCATGAAATACCGGGCTACATGCAAAAGCATATGGTCAAGGCCGGCATGACCGGCTGGGCTCAGGTACATGGCTGGCGCGGAGATACTTCGCTTGAAAAGCGCATCGAGATGGATCTGTGGTATATCGAAAACTGGTCTTTCTGGCTGGATATGAAGATCTTTTATCTTACCGTTTTGCACGGTTTCATTAATCGCAACGCGGGTTGA
- a CDS encoding adenylyltransferase/cytidyltransferase family protein: protein MSNKIITYGTFDMFHIGHLNLLKKLSQMAGHVTVAVSTDEFNDQKGKKTLIPYEQRAEIVSSVRYVDKVIPEYSWDQKISDVQEYSIDKFAIGEDWRGKFDFLSPFCEVIYLERTKDISTTELKKSLKNFLSIPQEDLIRAFEVIELLRRDLE from the coding sequence GTGAGTAACAAAATAATAACCTATGGAACTTTTGATATGTTTCATATAGGTCATTTAAACTTGCTGAAAAAACTCAGTCAGATGGCTGGTCATGTTACCGTTGCTGTCTCAACTGACGAGTTCAATGATCAAAAAGGCAAGAAAACCTTAATTCCTTATGAGCAGCGTGCCGAGATCGTATCTTCAGTGAGGTATGTTGATAAAGTGATTCCCGAATATTCTTGGGATCAAAAAATTAGCGATGTTCAAGAATATAGCATTGATAAGTTCGCTATTGGAGAGGACTGGCGAGGTAAGTTTGATTTTTTAAGTCCCTTTTGCGAGGTTATTTATCTTGAGAGAACTAAAGATATTTCTACCACAGAGTTGAAGAAGTCACTTAAGAATTTTTTGTCAATCCCGCAGGAAGATTTAATCAGGGCGTTCGAGGTGATAGAATTACTAAGAAGGGACCTTGAATAA
- the pseI gene encoding pseudaminic acid synthase, whose protein sequence is MQNIRIDGRDVGENHAPYVIAELSANHNGDILKALEIIKTAKKCGADAVKIQTYRPDTITLKSDKPDFQINDGLWKGRTLYELYEWAHTPWEWHARLFEYARSLGITLFSSPFDTTAVDLLEALGAPAYKIASFEAIDLPLIEYVASKGKPMIISTGMANDEEIQEAVDAARGAGCRELAILHCVSGYPAPAEDYNLRTIPDMAARFGCVTGLSDHTLDNTTAVTSVALGASIIEKHVTLDRQGGGPDDSFSLEPEDLTALCRDTKTAWAALGKVDYGQKSSELGNIKFRRSLYFVNDIKKGETITSYHVKSIRPGFGLAPKHLEKVLGKSASKDVTSGTAVTWSLIENC, encoded by the coding sequence GTGCAAAATATAAGAATAGATGGTAGGGATGTCGGTGAAAACCATGCACCTTATGTGATTGCAGAGCTTTCGGCTAATCACAATGGTGATATTTTGAAAGCATTGGAGATTATAAAGACCGCAAAAAAGTGCGGTGCTGACGCAGTTAAAATTCAAACCTATCGCCCGGACACCATTACACTTAAAAGTGATAAGCCAGACTTTCAGATCAATGATGGTCTCTGGAAGGGGCGAACACTTTATGAGCTGTACGAGTGGGCCCACACGCCATGGGAGTGGCATGCCAGGCTGTTTGAATATGCCCGTTCACTTGGTATTACCCTGTTCAGTTCTCCCTTTGACACGACCGCCGTCGACCTGCTGGAAGCGCTTGGGGCCCCCGCCTACAAGATCGCCTCGTTTGAAGCCATTGACCTCCCTCTGATCGAATATGTGGCCTCAAAAGGCAAGCCGATGATTATTTCCACCGGCATGGCCAACGATGAAGAGATCCAGGAAGCCGTTGATGCGGCCCGGGGCGCCGGCTGCAGGGAACTTGCCATTTTGCACTGCGTCAGTGGCTATCCTGCCCCTGCAGAGGATTACAATTTGCGCACCATCCCGGACATGGCCGCTCGATTTGGCTGCGTGACCGGCCTTTCCGATCACACGCTGGACAACACCACCGCTGTAACAAGCGTGGCACTCGGTGCATCGATCATCGAAAAACACGTCACGCTGGACAGACAGGGTGGTGGACCCGATGACAGTTTCTCGCTCGAACCCGAGGACCTCACAGCCCTTTGCCGAGATACCAAAACCGCCTGGGCGGCTCTGGGCAAGGTGGACTATGGCCAGAAGTCGAGTGAGTTGGGAAACATCAAGTTTCGACGCTCGTTGTACTTTGTTAACGATATTAAAAAGGGGGAAACGATAACGTCCTATCATGTTAAAAGTATAAGGCCTGGATTTGGGCTTGCACCAAAACACCTTGAAAAAGTATTGGGCAAATCCGCTTCTAAGGATGTGACCTCGGGTACAGCTGTCACCTGGTCATTGATCGAGAACTGCTGA
- a CDS encoding formyltransferase family protein, translating to MRISILCSDKDHPVNPWIDRWIGDNRGRCEIDLVRDVEELRGGDLLFLISCHQIVNSSHRSKYSSTLVVHASDLPKGRGWSPYIWDLLEGADCITVSLLEAEDGVDTGAIWAKRTFEVKDHQLIDEINSELFETELILMSEALLLFGSQHTPEKQDESKATYYRKRTPADSEIDPEDSLRTSFNKIRLMDWKRYPAFFYMNGFKYSIKLVKE from the coding sequence ATGAGAATTTCAATACTCTGCTCTGATAAAGATCATCCTGTCAATCCTTGGATTGATAGATGGATCGGTGATAATCGCGGAAGATGTGAGATAGATTTGGTCAGAGATGTCGAGGAACTTAGGGGTGGCGACCTTCTTTTTTTGATTTCCTGCCATCAAATCGTTAACTCAAGTCATAGATCTAAATACTCAAGCACGTTGGTTGTCCATGCCAGTGATCTTCCAAAAGGCCGTGGTTGGAGCCCTTATATCTGGGATCTTTTGGAGGGCGCTGACTGTATTACTGTAAGTCTCTTGGAAGCAGAGGATGGTGTCGATACGGGTGCCATATGGGCAAAGCGGACGTTTGAAGTGAAAGATCATCAGTTGATCGATGAGATTAATTCTGAGCTTTTTGAGACGGAACTCATACTCATGAGCGAAGCGCTGTTGCTTTTTGGTTCGCAACATACACCTGAAAAACAAGATGAATCAAAAGCAACTTACTATCGGAAAAGAACGCCAGCCGATAGCGAAATAGATCCGGAAGATAGTTTGCGAACGTCTTTTAATAAAATTAGATTGATGGATTGGAAGCGATACCCCGCTTTCTTTTATATGAACGGATTTAAGTATTCAATAAAGTTGGTTAAGGAGTGA
- the pseG gene encoding UDP-2,4-diacetamido-2,4,6-trideoxy-beta-L-altropyranose hydrolase has product MSAQRDHRPRVVAFRVDASLEIGTGHVMRCLTLARALSQQGVTCHFLCRDHPGHLMNAIETNGFSTHALSNAGLSDSVTRDIEAPVHAHWLGTGWQQDAEQSRSIIQDIGPDWLVVDHYALDAQWENAVLPDATRLLVIDDLADRPHAADALLDQNLGRQAADYEHLVPGHCHLMIGPEYALLRPEFAQWRPYSLERREHSRECQALLISLGGVDKDNVTGIVLDALQQSELPATCHVTVVMGATAPWLDTVREQAANLPWSTEVVVNVDDMARRMANADLAIGAAGSTSWERCALGLPAIMIVIAENQKMIAKYLAEHGAVICAGNAYSSGLKFEILNSISNIQMPSTKLGYMAENCFRLVDGLGTDKVGSTILNYGCP; this is encoded by the coding sequence ATGAGCGCGCAGCGTGATCACCGTCCGCGTGTTGTCGCCTTTCGAGTCGATGCCTCGCTGGAGATAGGCACGGGGCACGTGATGCGCTGCCTGACGCTTGCGCGCGCGCTCTCACAGCAGGGAGTGACATGCCATTTTCTGTGCCGTGATCACCCGGGGCATCTGATGAATGCGATCGAGACAAATGGTTTCTCGACACACGCGCTGTCAAACGCCGGCTTGAGTGATTCTGTAACCCGGGACATTGAAGCACCCGTGCATGCCCACTGGCTGGGCACCGGTTGGCAGCAGGACGCCGAGCAGTCTCGATCCATCATTCAGGACATTGGCCCGGACTGGCTGGTGGTCGATCACTACGCCCTTGATGCGCAGTGGGAAAACGCGGTGCTACCCGACGCGACCCGGCTTCTGGTCATTGATGATCTGGCGGACCGACCGCATGCTGCCGACGCCCTGCTTGACCAGAATCTGGGGCGACAGGCTGCGGATTACGAACATCTGGTGCCCGGCCACTGCCACCTGATGATCGGGCCAGAGTACGCGCTGCTCAGGCCGGAATTCGCACAGTGGCGGCCCTACAGTCTTGAGCGCCGTGAGCACAGTCGGGAATGTCAGGCGCTGTTGATCAGCCTTGGCGGGGTCGACAAGGACAATGTCACCGGCATTGTGCTGGATGCCCTGCAGCAAAGTGAGCTTCCCGCCACGTGTCATGTCACGGTGGTCATGGGGGCAACAGCACCGTGGCTGGATACTGTCAGGGAGCAGGCAGCAAACTTACCCTGGTCCACCGAAGTTGTGGTCAACGTCGATGATATGGCGCGTCGGATGGCAAATGCCGATCTCGCCATCGGGGCTGCCGGGAGTACCTCCTGGGAGCGCTGTGCTCTAGGTCTTCCTGCCATCATGATTGTCATTGCTGAAAATCAGAAGATGATAGCAAAGTATCTTGCAGAACATGGTGCAGTGATATGTGCAGGAAACGCTTACAGCTCCGGCCTGAAATTTGAAATTTTAAATTCGATAAGCAATATCCAAATGCCCTCAACTAAACTTGGTTATATGGCTGAAAATTGTTTTCGTTTAGTTGATGGTCTGGGCACGGATAAAGTTGGTTCTACTATTTTAAACTATGGTTGCCCATGA
- the pseF gene encoding pseudaminic acid cytidylyltransferase — MTGVAIIPARGGSKRIPRKNIKVFCGAPMIAHSIRAALKCPGIERVVVSTDDHDIADIARQYGAETPFIRPDALSDDFTGTIPVVAHAAQWLKDHETLPGFVCCIYATAPFLSSEYLSRGLAQLQGNNDADFAFSVTDYAFPIQRALKMTSNGRVEMFNPEHFSTRSQDLEEAWHDAGQFYWGRAEAWLEQRPLFSPRACPVRLPRHRVQDIDTPDDWVRAEWLFKAMQAEREHGESS, encoded by the coding sequence ATGACAGGTGTCGCGATCATACCTGCTCGCGGGGGCAGCAAACGTATTCCGCGAAAGAACATCAAGGTCTTTTGCGGTGCACCGATGATCGCGCACTCGATCCGTGCCGCGCTCAAATGTCCAGGCATCGAGCGTGTTGTGGTATCGACCGATGATCACGACATTGCCGATATTGCTCGCCAGTACGGGGCAGAAACCCCTTTCATACGGCCCGACGCGCTTTCCGATGACTTCACGGGAACGATACCGGTGGTGGCTCACGCCGCGCAGTGGCTCAAGGATCATGAAACCCTGCCCGGGTTTGTCTGCTGTATCTACGCAACAGCGCCCTTTCTTTCTTCGGAGTACCTGTCGCGCGGACTGGCTCAGCTTCAAGGCAACAACGATGCTGATTTCGCGTTCTCGGTCACCGATTACGCCTTCCCCATCCAGCGCGCCCTGAAAATGACCAGCAATGGCCGTGTCGAAATGTTCAACCCTGAGCATTTCTCGACCCGCTCTCAGGATCTGGAAGAAGCATGGCACGATGCCGGTCAGTTCTACTGGGGCAGGGCAGAGGCCTGGCTTGAGCAGCGGCCCCTGTTCAGCCCTCGCGCTTGTCCGGTAAGGCTTCCGCGCCACCGGGTACAGGATATCGATACCCCGGACGACTGGGTGCGTGCCGAATGGCTCTTCAAGGCCATGCAGGCAGAGCGCGAACATGGAGAGAGTTCATGA
- the pseC gene encoding UDP-4-amino-4,6-dideoxy-N-acetyl-beta-L-altrosamine transaminase, which yields MIPYGRQDITDADIDAVVEVLKSDYLTQGPKVPAFEKALGDKVGARHALAMNSATSALHLACLAFDLDAGDWLWTSPVTFVASANCGLYCGARVDFVDIDPETYNISPEALEKKLIEAEQQGRLPSVVVAVHLSGQPCDMQAIHALGQRYGFRIIEDASHAIGGKYLEEYIGNGRYSDITVFSFHPVKIITSAEGGMAVTNDSVLFEKMALLRSHGITRDDASMRSASHGPWYYEQIALGYNYRMTELQAALGLSQLERLDEYVERRHSLARRYNERLAELPLKTPYQTDTGYSAFHLYIVRLDLTRIATDHRTVFEYLREQGIGVNLHYIPVHLQPYYEDLGFAQGDFPEAEAYYREAISLPLYPGLTESDQDEVIRVLTQALSS from the coding sequence ATGATTCCATATGGTCGCCAGGACATTACCGACGCCGATATCGATGCGGTCGTTGAGGTGTTGAAATCAGACTACCTGACTCAGGGGCCAAAGGTGCCCGCTTTTGAAAAAGCGCTCGGGGACAAGGTCGGTGCCAGGCATGCACTGGCAATGAACAGCGCCACTTCAGCGCTTCATCTGGCCTGCCTTGCATTTGATCTTGACGCGGGGGATTGGCTCTGGACCTCACCTGTGACTTTCGTGGCCTCTGCCAACTGTGGCCTCTACTGCGGCGCCCGGGTCGATTTCGTTGATATCGATCCCGAGACTTACAATATCAGTCCGGAGGCGCTCGAGAAGAAGCTGATAGAGGCAGAGCAACAGGGGCGACTTCCCAGCGTCGTGGTTGCGGTACACCTGAGTGGCCAGCCCTGTGACATGCAGGCCATCCATGCGCTAGGGCAGCGCTACGGGTTTCGCATCATCGAAGATGCCTCCCATGCGATAGGGGGCAAGTATCTGGAAGAATACATCGGCAACGGCCGCTACAGCGATATCACGGTGTTCAGCTTTCACCCGGTCAAGATCATTACCTCGGCAGAAGGGGGAATGGCGGTCACCAATGACAGCGTCCTGTTCGAGAAGATGGCGTTGCTGAGAAGCCATGGGATCACGCGGGATGACGCTTCCATGCGCTCGGCGTCCCATGGGCCCTGGTACTACGAACAGATTGCCCTCGGGTATAACTACCGGATGACCGAGTTGCAGGCCGCGCTGGGGCTCTCACAGCTCGAACGGCTGGATGAGTATGTCGAACGTCGTCACTCACTGGCGCGTCGATATAATGAAAGGCTGGCCGAGCTGCCGCTCAAGACGCCTTACCAGACCGACACCGGTTATTCGGCATTTCATCTCTATATCGTTCGGCTGGATCTCACACGCATTGCCACAGACCACCGAACCGTTTTCGAGTATTTGCGCGAGCAGGGCATCGGGGTCAATCTTCATTATATTCCGGTGCATCTGCAGCCTTACTATGAAGACCTGGGATTTGCTCAGGGCGATTTTCCTGAAGCCGAGGCCTATTACCGGGAGGCCATCAGCCTGCCGCTATACCCGGGGCTTACCGAAAGCGATCAGGATGAGGTTATCCGCGTTCTGACGCAGGCACTTTCATCATGA